The Stackebrandtia nassauensis DSM 44728 genome includes the window TCCAGCGCCTTCGCCACCTGGTACGCCTGCGCTGTCGAAGGAGAAGTGAAGATGTCCCCGATAACCGCGCCATCCGCGAGCCCCGGCCCCACCAGACCGAAGAACGCCGGATAGTGCCCCGATCCTCCCCCGACGATCACGCTGACCTTCCCCGGCCGCGCTCCGGCGGCGCGCATGACACCCGACGCTCCGGGCACGCGCCGCACATACCGCTCGTAGGCGGAGGCGAATCCGTCGACAGCGTCGCCGGTGAACGTCGCGGGGTCGTTGTACAGCCGGGTCATGGGTCTTCCCTTCAGGTCAGCAGCGACAGGATGTGGTCGAGAGCGTCGTGATGGTCGTCAGCGACGTGTTCGGCCAACGCGAGCGCGTCAGCGGCGGGCGGGTAGGAACGATTGGGAATCGCCACGACATGCAGCCCAGCGGCGTGCGCCGAGCGGATCCCGTTACTGGAGTCCTCCACAGCGATCCCATGGGACGGTTCAATCTGGACGCGCTGCGCGGCCTCGGCATAAACGTCGGGACTCGGTTTCCCTCGCGCGACTTCCTCACTCGAAACCGTGGCCCCGAACCGATCCGCCAGCTCATTGCGATCCAACACCGCGTCGATCACCGGACGAGCCGCCGACGAAGCCATCGCGATCGGCGTCAGATCCGCGATCTTGACCACCAGCTCCCGAGCTCCGTCCAGCAACGGCGCCTGTCCATCGTGCACCGCCGCCACGACGTGGTCCACACATTCGGCCTGCACCACGTCCGCCAGCGAGGTGTCACCGATCTTCTCGGCCACGTACCGAGCC containing:
- a CDS encoding HAD family hydrolase, with translation MGYRGVVFDMDGVIVESEHLWEESWTASCARRGVDWSGEDTTSVQGMSAPEWARYVAEKIGDTSLADVVQAECVDHVVAAVHDGQAPLLDGARELVVKIADLTPIAMASSAARPVIDAVLDRNELADRFGATVSSEEVARGKPSPDVYAEAAQRVQIEPSHGIAVEDSSNGIRSAHAAGLHVVAIPNRSYPPAADALALAEHVADDHHDALDHILSLLT